A single genomic interval of Aphidius gifuensis isolate YNYX2018 linkage group LG6, ASM1490517v1, whole genome shotgun sequence harbors:
- the LOC122858558 gene encoding NADH dehydrogenase [ubiquinone] 1 alpha subcomplex assembly factor 2 isoform X2: MSKERGLVRQVLKTFFASLMPRTARRKLVGEDYYGTKYYQDPEASGVRGRSFVPVNKDNFQQELPAEWEAWLRYRRQQPPTDEECKANYNAMIEKKKNAAELDAKYAIEKGTSIEMPKEKRGFESFPTYDEYKNQGRC, encoded by the exons atgagcaaagAACGAGGACTTGTTCGTCAggtattaaaaacattttttgccTCATTGATGCCTCGTACAGCAAGACGTAAATTAGTTGGTGAAGATTATTATGgtacaaaatattatcaagatcCAGAAGCAAGTGGTGTACGTGGTAGATCATTTGTACCagttaataaagataattttcaacaagaatTACCAGCTGAATGGGAAGCATGGTTGAGATACAGACGTCAACAACCACCAACTGATGAAGAATGCAAAGCTAATTACAATgcaatgattgaaaaaaagaaaaatgctGCTGAATTAGATGCTAAATATGCTATTGAAAAAGGAACAAGTATTGAAATGCCCAAAGAAAAGAGAGGCTTTGAAAGTTTTCCAACTTATGATGAGTATAAAAATCAAG GACGATGTTGA
- the LOC122858556 gene encoding poly(U)-binding-splicing factor half pint isoform X2: protein MNGTMAMTSPNHNNTEPPPMKKARIEGNAADFITGPIYDLNQTGQVVAGPGAKYQTLPGILGAGLPKVTADQQDALSRAKKYAMEQSIKMVLMKQTLAHQQQKNRLALQQQVLLLMCRVYVGSISFELKEDTIRQAFLPFGPIKSINMSWDPVTQKHKGFAFVEYEIPEAAQLALEQMNGVMIGGRNIKVVGRPSNMPQAQSVIDEITEESKHYNRIYIASIHQDLTEEDIKSVFEAFGPITYCKLAQGSSPHRHKGYGFIEYETMQSALEAIASMNLFDLGGQYLRVGRAITPPNALMGPPSGTSMMPTAAAVAAAAATAKIQAMDAVASNAVALGLSKLTNSTSPILEQSIPIIVNPTTPTTTTIIPTTTTAAITTTSPSSSSSSPPTTTTLSPPTTIMAPPVIMASTILPVTIPPPGLAIPQTLTRPPAIIQAPVLGQSVVIPPPVVVTPTIVGAPLPINNSPIIDINKRVHEQAAHLKQQEELQKKLLEETEPQTLQQQENMSIKGQSARHLVMQKLMRKVESRVVILRNMVAPEDVDESLQEEIQDECSKFGVVERVIIYNERQSEDDEDAEVIVKIFVEFSQMSEAERARDSLNGRYFGGRLVRGELYDQALFDHSDYSG from the exons gCAATGCAGCTGATTTTATAACTGGACCAATATATGATCTCAATCAAACAGGCCAAGTTGTTGctg GGCCAGGAGCAAAATATCAGACTCTTCCTGGAATTCTTGGTGCTGGATTACCAAAAGTAACAGCTGATCAACAAGATGCATTGTCAAGAGCTAAAAAATATGCCATGGAGCAAAGCATTAAAATGGTCTTGATGAAACAAACACTTGCTCATCAACAACAG AAAAATAGGTTGGCCCTTCAACAGCAAGTTTTGTTACTAATGTGCAG aGTCTACGTTGGAAGTATTAGCTTTGAGCTAAAAGAAGATACAATAAGACAGGCATTTTTACCATTTGGtccaataaaatcaatcaacATGTCATGGGATCCAGTTACACAAAAACACAAAGGTTTTGCATTTGTTGAATATGAAATACCAGAAGCAGCACAATTAGCACTTGAACAAATGAATGGTGTTATGATTGGTGGTCGTAATATTAAG gttGTTGGAAGACCATCAAATATGCCACAAGCACAATCagttattgatgaaataacTGAAGAAAGTAAACATTATAATCGTATTTATATTGCATCAATACATCAAGATTTAACTGAAGAAGATATTAAATCAGTATTTGAGGCATTTGGTCCAATAACATATTGTAAATTAGCACAAGGTAGTTCACCACATCGTCACAAGGGCTATGGTTTTATTGAATATGAAACAATGCAATCAGCACTTGAGGCTATTGCATcgatgaatttatttgatcTTGGTGGACAATATTTAAGAGTTGGTAGAGCAATAACACCACCAAATGCATTAATGGGACCACCAAGTGGTACAAGTATGATGCCAAcagctgctgctgttgctgctgctgctgcaaCAGCTAAAATACAAGCTATGGATGCTGTTGCAAGTAATGCTGTTGCACTTGGTTTaagtaaattaacaaattcaacaTCACCAATATTAGAACAATCAATaccaattattgttaatcCAACAActccaacaacaacaacaataataccaacaacaacaacagcagctataacaacaacatcaccatcatcatcatcatcatcaccaccaacaacaacaacattatcaccaccaacaacaattATGGCACCACCAGTTATTATGGCATCAACAATATTACCAGTAACAATACCACCACCTGGTCTTGCAATACCACAAACATTAACTAGACCACCAGCAATAATACAGGCGCCTGTACTTGGACAATCTGTTGTTATACCACCACCAGTTGTTGTAACACCAACAATTGTTGGTGCACCattg ccaattaataattctccaataattgatattaataaacgTGTACATGAACAAGCAGCTCATTTAAAACAACAAgaagaattacaaaaaaaattacttgaagaaACAGAACCACAGACATtacaacaacaagaaaatatGTCAATTAAAGGACAAAGTGCACGTCATTTAGTTATGCAAAAACTCATGAGAAAAGTTGAATCACGTGTTGTTATTTTGAGAAATATGGTTGCACCAGAAGATGTTGATGAAAGTTTACAAGAAGAAATACAAGATGAATGCTCTAAATTTGGTGTTGTTGAACGtgttattatatacaatgaaAGACAATCAGAGGATGATGAAGATGCTGaagttattgttaaaatatttgttgaattttcacAAATGTCGG agGCTGAAAGAGCAAGAGACTCTTTAAATGGTCGTTATTTTGGTGGTAGACTTGTAAGAGGTGAACTATATGATCAAGCATTATTTGATCACAGTGATTATTCTGgctaa
- the LOC122858558 gene encoding NADH dehydrogenase [ubiquinone] 1 alpha subcomplex assembly factor 2 isoform X1, with amino-acid sequence MSKERGLVRQVLKTFFASLMPRTARRKLVGEDYYGTKYYQDPEASGVRGRSFVPVNKDNFQQELPAEWEAWLRYRRQQPPTDEECKANYNAMIEKKKNAAELDAKYAIEKGTSIEMPKEKRGFESFPTYDEYKNQGRNYHQEKYNKQKNDN; translated from the coding sequence atgagcaaagAACGAGGACTTGTTCGTCAggtattaaaaacattttttgccTCATTGATGCCTCGTACAGCAAGACGTAAATTAGTTGGTGAAGATTATTATGgtacaaaatattatcaagatcCAGAAGCAAGTGGTGTACGTGGTAGATCATTTGTACCagttaataaagataattttcaacaagaatTACCAGCTGAATGGGAAGCATGGTTGAGATACAGACGTCAACAACCACCAACTGATGAAGAATGCAAAGCTAATTACAATgcaatgattgaaaaaaagaaaaatgctGCTGAATTAGATGCTAAATATGCTATTGAAAAAGGAACAAGTATTGAAATGCCCAAAGAAAAGAGAGGCTTTGAAAGTTTTCCAACTTATGATGAGTATAAAAATCAAGGTAgaaattatcatcaagaaaaatataataaacaaaaaaatgataattaa
- the LOC122858556 gene encoding poly(U)-binding-splicing factor half pint isoform X1: MNGTMAMTSPNHNNTEPPPMKKARIEGNAADFITGPIYDLNQTGQVVAGPGAKYQTLPGILGAGLPKVTADQQDALSRAKKYAMEQSIKMVLMKQTLAHQQQQMASQRNQVQRQQALALMCRVYVGSISFELKEDTIRQAFLPFGPIKSINMSWDPVTQKHKGFAFVEYEIPEAAQLALEQMNGVMIGGRNIKVVGRPSNMPQAQSVIDEITEESKHYNRIYIASIHQDLTEEDIKSVFEAFGPITYCKLAQGSSPHRHKGYGFIEYETMQSALEAIASMNLFDLGGQYLRVGRAITPPNALMGPPSGTSMMPTAAAVAAAAATAKIQAMDAVASNAVALGLSKLTNSTSPILEQSIPIIVNPTTPTTTTIIPTTTTAAITTTSPSSSSSSPPTTTTLSPPTTIMAPPVIMASTILPVTIPPPGLAIPQTLTRPPAIIQAPVLGQSVVIPPPVVVTPTIVGAPLPINNSPIIDINKRVHEQAAHLKQQEELQKKLLEETEPQTLQQQENMSIKGQSARHLVMQKLMRKVESRVVILRNMVAPEDVDESLQEEIQDECSKFGVVERVIIYNERQSEDDEDAEVIVKIFVEFSQMSEAERARDSLNGRYFGGRLVRGELYDQALFDHSDYSG, encoded by the exons gCAATGCAGCTGATTTTATAACTGGACCAATATATGATCTCAATCAAACAGGCCAAGTTGTTGctg GGCCAGGAGCAAAATATCAGACTCTTCCTGGAATTCTTGGTGCTGGATTACCAAAAGTAACAGCTGATCAACAAGATGCATTGTCAAGAGCTAAAAAATATGCCATGGAGCAAAGCATTAAAATGGTCTTGATGAAACAAACACTTGCTCATCAACAACAG CAAATGGCAAGTCAAAGGAATCAGGTGCAGAGACAGCAGGCTCTCGCCCTCATGTGCAg aGTCTACGTTGGAAGTATTAGCTTTGAGCTAAAAGAAGATACAATAAGACAGGCATTTTTACCATTTGGtccaataaaatcaatcaacATGTCATGGGATCCAGTTACACAAAAACACAAAGGTTTTGCATTTGTTGAATATGAAATACCAGAAGCAGCACAATTAGCACTTGAACAAATGAATGGTGTTATGATTGGTGGTCGTAATATTAAG gttGTTGGAAGACCATCAAATATGCCACAAGCACAATCagttattgatgaaataacTGAAGAAAGTAAACATTATAATCGTATTTATATTGCATCAATACATCAAGATTTAACTGAAGAAGATATTAAATCAGTATTTGAGGCATTTGGTCCAATAACATATTGTAAATTAGCACAAGGTAGTTCACCACATCGTCACAAGGGCTATGGTTTTATTGAATATGAAACAATGCAATCAGCACTTGAGGCTATTGCATcgatgaatttatttgatcTTGGTGGACAATATTTAAGAGTTGGTAGAGCAATAACACCACCAAATGCATTAATGGGACCACCAAGTGGTACAAGTATGATGCCAAcagctgctgctgttgctgctgctgctgcaaCAGCTAAAATACAAGCTATGGATGCTGTTGCAAGTAATGCTGTTGCACTTGGTTTaagtaaattaacaaattcaacaTCACCAATATTAGAACAATCAATaccaattattgttaatcCAACAActccaacaacaacaacaataataccaacaacaacaacagcagctataacaacaacatcaccatcatcatcatcatcatcaccaccaacaacaacaacattatcaccaccaacaacaattATGGCACCACCAGTTATTATGGCATCAACAATATTACCAGTAACAATACCACCACCTGGTCTTGCAATACCACAAACATTAACTAGACCACCAGCAATAATACAGGCGCCTGTACTTGGACAATCTGTTGTTATACCACCACCAGTTGTTGTAACACCAACAATTGTTGGTGCACCattg ccaattaataattctccaataattgatattaataaacgTGTACATGAACAAGCAGCTCATTTAAAACAACAAgaagaattacaaaaaaaattacttgaagaaACAGAACCACAGACATtacaacaacaagaaaatatGTCAATTAAAGGACAAAGTGCACGTCATTTAGTTATGCAAAAACTCATGAGAAAAGTTGAATCACGTGTTGTTATTTTGAGAAATATGGTTGCACCAGAAGATGTTGATGAAAGTTTACAAGAAGAAATACAAGATGAATGCTCTAAATTTGGTGTTGTTGAACGtgttattatatacaatgaaAGACAATCAGAGGATGATGAAGATGCTGaagttattgttaaaatatttgttgaattttcacAAATGTCGG agGCTGAAAGAGCAAGAGACTCTTTAAATGGTCGTTATTTTGGTGGTAGACTTGTAAGAGGTGAACTATATGATCAAGCATTATTTGATCACAGTGATTATTCTGgctaa
- the LOC122858556 gene encoding poly(U)-binding-splicing factor half pint isoform X3: protein MEQSIKMVLMKQTLAHQQQQMASQRNQVQRQQALALMCRVYVGSISFELKEDTIRQAFLPFGPIKSINMSWDPVTQKHKGFAFVEYEIPEAAQLALEQMNGVMIGGRNIKVVGRPSNMPQAQSVIDEITEESKHYNRIYIASIHQDLTEEDIKSVFEAFGPITYCKLAQGSSPHRHKGYGFIEYETMQSALEAIASMNLFDLGGQYLRVGRAITPPNALMGPPSGTSMMPTAAAVAAAAATAKIQAMDAVASNAVALGLSKLTNSTSPILEQSIPIIVNPTTPTTTTIIPTTTTAAITTTSPSSSSSSPPTTTTLSPPTTIMAPPVIMASTILPVTIPPPGLAIPQTLTRPPAIIQAPVLGQSVVIPPPVVVTPTIVGAPLPINNSPIIDINKRVHEQAAHLKQQEELQKKLLEETEPQTLQQQENMSIKGQSARHLVMQKLMRKVESRVVILRNMVAPEDVDESLQEEIQDECSKFGVVERVIIYNERQSEDDEDAEVIVKIFVEFSQMSEAERARDSLNGRYFGGRLVRGELYDQALFDHSDYSG, encoded by the exons ATGGAGCAAAGCATTAAAATGGTCTTGATGAAACAAACACTTGCTCATCAACAACAG CAAATGGCAAGTCAAAGGAATCAGGTGCAGAGACAGCAGGCTCTCGCCCTCATGTGCAg aGTCTACGTTGGAAGTATTAGCTTTGAGCTAAAAGAAGATACAATAAGACAGGCATTTTTACCATTTGGtccaataaaatcaatcaacATGTCATGGGATCCAGTTACACAAAAACACAAAGGTTTTGCATTTGTTGAATATGAAATACCAGAAGCAGCACAATTAGCACTTGAACAAATGAATGGTGTTATGATTGGTGGTCGTAATATTAAG gttGTTGGAAGACCATCAAATATGCCACAAGCACAATCagttattgatgaaataacTGAAGAAAGTAAACATTATAATCGTATTTATATTGCATCAATACATCAAGATTTAACTGAAGAAGATATTAAATCAGTATTTGAGGCATTTGGTCCAATAACATATTGTAAATTAGCACAAGGTAGTTCACCACATCGTCACAAGGGCTATGGTTTTATTGAATATGAAACAATGCAATCAGCACTTGAGGCTATTGCATcgatgaatttatttgatcTTGGTGGACAATATTTAAGAGTTGGTAGAGCAATAACACCACCAAATGCATTAATGGGACCACCAAGTGGTACAAGTATGATGCCAAcagctgctgctgttgctgctgctgctgcaaCAGCTAAAATACAAGCTATGGATGCTGTTGCAAGTAATGCTGTTGCACTTGGTTTaagtaaattaacaaattcaacaTCACCAATATTAGAACAATCAATaccaattattgttaatcCAACAActccaacaacaacaacaataataccaacaacaacaacagcagctataacaacaacatcaccatcatcatcatcatcatcaccaccaacaacaacaacattatcaccaccaacaacaattATGGCACCACCAGTTATTATGGCATCAACAATATTACCAGTAACAATACCACCACCTGGTCTTGCAATACCACAAACATTAACTAGACCACCAGCAATAATACAGGCGCCTGTACTTGGACAATCTGTTGTTATACCACCACCAGTTGTTGTAACACCAACAATTGTTGGTGCACCattg ccaattaataattctccaataattgatattaataaacgTGTACATGAACAAGCAGCTCATTTAAAACAACAAgaagaattacaaaaaaaattacttgaagaaACAGAACCACAGACATtacaacaacaagaaaatatGTCAATTAAAGGACAAAGTGCACGTCATTTAGTTATGCAAAAACTCATGAGAAAAGTTGAATCACGTGTTGTTATTTTGAGAAATATGGTTGCACCAGAAGATGTTGATGAAAGTTTACAAGAAGAAATACAAGATGAATGCTCTAAATTTGGTGTTGTTGAACGtgttattatatacaatgaaAGACAATCAGAGGATGATGAAGATGCTGaagttattgttaaaatatttgttgaattttcacAAATGTCGG agGCTGAAAGAGCAAGAGACTCTTTAAATGGTCGTTATTTTGGTGGTAGACTTGTAAGAGGTGAACTATATGATCAAGCATTATTTGATCACAGTGATTATTCTGgctaa